The Azospirillum brasilense genome window below encodes:
- a CDS encoding FIST signal transduction protein, with amino-acid sequence MATLAGDTATTETCFKAASATGTEWGAVVKSCLDELGAVEGCNLGFLYITDALAEHATSMVTLLRGVTGIRDWVGTVGIGVCANDEEIFDKPGIAVMVARLPPEGFRLFPVVSGDMEPLRRMAGGWLDKHGAMLALAHADPRHQDLAGLVVSLAESTGAFLVGGLSASRSEFPQFTIPGNTATMVGGPVADGGVSGVLFAPQVPVATGLSQGCTPIGPVRTITAAEDNVVLEIDGRPALEVFKEDIGELLARDLKRVSGYIFAGLPIAGSDTADYLVRDLIAIDPRAGWIAVAHHVQSGQPILFTRRDQQSAESDMRRMLANLKKRVKTTPKGALYVSCIARGPSLFGEGSQELALIRETFGDIPLAGFFASGEISNARLYGYTGVLTLFL; translated from the coding sequence ATGGCGACCCTGGCCGGCGACACCGCCACCACCGAGACCTGCTTCAAGGCCGCATCGGCCACCGGCACCGAATGGGGCGCCGTCGTCAAATCCTGCCTGGACGAGCTCGGCGCGGTGGAGGGCTGCAACCTCGGCTTCCTCTACATCACCGACGCGCTGGCCGAACACGCCACCAGCATGGTCACCCTGCTGCGCGGCGTCACCGGCATCCGCGACTGGGTGGGCACGGTCGGCATCGGCGTTTGCGCCAACGACGAGGAAATCTTCGACAAGCCGGGCATCGCCGTGATGGTGGCCCGCCTGCCGCCGGAGGGCTTCCGTCTGTTCCCGGTGGTCTCGGGCGACATGGAGCCGCTGCGCCGCATGGCCGGCGGCTGGCTGGACAAGCACGGCGCCATGCTGGCGCTCGCCCACGCCGACCCGCGCCACCAGGACTTGGCCGGGCTGGTCGTTTCGCTGGCGGAATCAACCGGGGCCTTCCTGGTTGGCGGCCTGTCGGCCTCGCGGTCGGAGTTCCCGCAATTCACCATCCCCGGCAACACCGCCACGATGGTCGGCGGGCCGGTGGCCGACGGCGGCGTGTCGGGCGTGCTGTTCGCGCCGCAGGTGCCGGTCGCCACCGGCCTCAGCCAGGGCTGCACGCCCATCGGCCCGGTGCGCACCATCACGGCGGCGGAGGACAACGTCGTCCTGGAGATCGACGGGCGCCCGGCGCTGGAGGTCTTTAAGGAGGACATCGGCGAGTTGCTGGCCCGCGATCTCAAGCGGGTGTCCGGCTACATCTTCGCCGGCCTGCCCATCGCCGGGAGCGACACGGCGGACTATCTGGTCCGCGACCTGATCGCCATCGACCCGCGCGCCGGCTGGATCGCCGTAGCCCACCATGTGCAGAGCGGCCAGCCCATCCTGTTCACCCGCCGCGACCAGCAGAGCGCCGAGTCGGACATGCGCCGCATGCTGGCCAATCTGAAGAAGCGCGTGAAGACCACCCCGAAGGGCGCCCTCTACGTCAGCTGCATCGCCCGCGGCCCCAGCCTGTTCGGCGAGGGCAGCCAGGAACTGGCGCTGATCCGCGAAACCTTCGGCGACATCCCGCTGGCCGGATTCTTCGCCAGCGGCGAGATCTCCAACGCCCGCCTGTACGGATACACGGGCGTGCTCACCCTGTTCCTTTAA
- a CDS encoding ABC transporter permease, producing the protein MTNLALAFRLARRELRGGLKGFRIFLACLTLGVAAIAAVNSVSGGVLSGLQADGRAILGGDVALRQIYAPPTDEQRSWLEQAGRLSQSVDMRAMARSADDQRSTLVELKAVDGVYPLYGSVALAPEGDLHTALANRDGRWGALVEDGLLDRLGLKTGDTLRLGEGEFAVRGVLTREPDRASNGAFSLGPRVMIGLPSLEGTGLLQPGSIVYWTAKLALPPGTDVAAWQKALAARFPDAGWRVRDFTNASPQIERFIDRMTLFLTLVGLTALLVGGVGVGNAVRSHLDSRARTIATLKCLGAPGDLVFQVYLLQILALSGLGILLGLLLGAVAPLGLGSLLDQVLPVPTRIGVYPGALVLAALYGLLTALTFSLWPLGRAREVPAAAQFRDVVAPAGGRPRAVYLAAMALTVAALAGLAVATAHNKMFAGWFVGGSIATFIAFRVAAWLVVRGAAAAGRPRRPGMRLALANLHRPGNPTGAVVLSLGLGLTVLVAIALIEGNFSRRVNETIPKDAPSFFFVDIQPDQFEPLKQMVSALPGTSGFEAVPSLRGRIETVNGQPAEKALVNPEQSWVLSGDRGITYSAKLPEHSEIVAGSWWPEDYKGKPLISIHQNVASAFGIGPGATMGINVLGRTIEATVGNVRAADFSTLAINFALVFAPGTLERAPQTWIATVRSTPAAEPEVQRSVLQRFPNVTLVRVKDALDTVGTMLGHIGTAVRITAGITLAAGTLVLAGAVAAGHRRRVYDAVVLKVLGATRADVLKAFLLEYGLLGILTAAIAGVIGTITAWAVMTFLMRWEWTFLPSAVLTTALLSTAITLAFGFLGTWRALGQPSAPLLRND; encoded by the coding sequence ATGACCAACCTCGCCCTCGCCTTCCGTCTGGCCCGCCGCGAGTTGCGCGGGGGACTGAAGGGATTCCGCATCTTCCTCGCCTGTCTGACGCTCGGCGTCGCCGCCATCGCCGCGGTCAACTCCGTGTCCGGCGGCGTGCTGTCGGGCCTGCAGGCGGACGGACGGGCGATCCTGGGCGGCGACGTCGCGCTGCGGCAGATCTACGCACCGCCGACCGACGAGCAGCGCTCCTGGCTGGAGCAGGCCGGGCGCCTGTCGCAATCAGTGGACATGCGCGCCATGGCCCGCTCCGCCGACGACCAACGGTCCACGCTGGTCGAGCTGAAGGCGGTGGACGGCGTCTACCCGCTCTACGGCTCCGTGGCCCTGGCGCCGGAGGGGGACCTGCACACGGCGCTGGCCAACCGCGACGGGCGCTGGGGCGCGCTGGTCGAGGACGGGCTGCTCGACCGGCTGGGGCTGAAGACCGGCGACACGCTGCGGCTGGGCGAGGGCGAGTTCGCCGTGCGCGGTGTCCTGACGCGCGAGCCGGACCGGGCATCCAACGGCGCCTTCTCGCTGGGGCCGCGGGTGATGATCGGCCTGCCGTCGCTGGAGGGCACCGGCCTGCTCCAGCCCGGCAGCATCGTCTATTGGACCGCCAAGCTGGCCCTGCCGCCGGGCACCGACGTGGCGGCGTGGCAGAAGGCGCTGGCGGCGCGCTTCCCCGACGCCGGCTGGCGGGTCCGCGACTTCACAAACGCCTCCCCGCAGATCGAGCGCTTCATCGACCGCATGACGCTGTTCCTGACGCTGGTCGGGCTGACCGCCCTGCTGGTCGGCGGGGTCGGGGTGGGCAACGCGGTGCGCAGCCATCTCGACTCGCGCGCCCGCACCATCGCCACGCTGAAATGCCTGGGCGCGCCGGGCGATCTGGTCTTCCAGGTCTATCTGCTGCAGATCCTCGCCTTGTCCGGGCTGGGCATCCTGCTGGGGCTGCTGCTCGGCGCGGTGGCGCCGCTGGGGCTGGGGTCGCTGCTCGACCAGGTGCTGCCGGTGCCCACCCGGATCGGCGTCTATCCGGGCGCCCTGGTGCTCGCCGCGCTCTACGGCCTGCTGACCGCGCTGACCTTCTCGCTGTGGCCGCTGGGCCGCGCACGGGAGGTTCCGGCGGCGGCGCAGTTCCGCGACGTGGTCGCCCCCGCCGGGGGCCGCCCGCGCGCGGTCTATCTGGCGGCGATGGCGCTGACCGTCGCGGCTCTGGCCGGGCTGGCCGTCGCCACCGCCCACAACAAAATGTTCGCCGGCTGGTTCGTCGGCGGCTCCATCGCCACCTTCATCGCCTTCCGCGTGGCCGCTTGGCTGGTGGTGCGCGGGGCGGCGGCGGCGGGGCGGCCGCGCCGTCCGGGGATGCGGCTGGCGCTCGCCAACCTGCACCGGCCGGGCAACCCGACCGGTGCGGTGGTGCTGTCGCTCGGCCTCGGCCTGACGGTGCTGGTCGCCATCGCGCTGATCGAGGGCAACTTCTCCCGCCGGGTCAACGAGACGATCCCCAAGGACGCGCCCAGCTTCTTCTTCGTGGACATCCAGCCCGACCAGTTCGAGCCGCTGAAACAGATGGTCAGCGCCCTGCCCGGCACCAGCGGGTTTGAGGCGGTGCCCAGCTTGCGCGGACGGATCGAGACGGTGAACGGCCAGCCGGCGGAAAAGGCGCTGGTCAACCCCGAGCAATCCTGGGTGCTGTCCGGCGACCGCGGCATCACCTATTCCGCCAAGCTGCCCGAGCATTCGGAGATCGTCGCCGGCTCCTGGTGGCCGGAGGACTACAAGGGGAAGCCGCTGATCTCCATCCACCAGAACGTGGCGAGCGCCTTCGGCATCGGTCCCGGTGCCACCATGGGGATCAACGTCCTGGGCCGCACCATCGAGGCGACGGTGGGCAACGTGCGCGCCGCCGACTTCTCGACGCTGGCCATCAACTTCGCCCTGGTCTTCGCGCCGGGCACGCTGGAGCGGGCGCCGCAGACCTGGATCGCCACCGTCCGCAGCACCCCGGCGGCGGAGCCGGAGGTCCAACGCTCCGTCCTGCAGCGCTTCCCCAACGTCACGCTGGTGCGGGTGAAGGATGCGCTGGACACGGTGGGCACCATGCTGGGCCACATCGGCACGGCGGTGCGCATCACCGCGGGCATCACGCTGGCCGCCGGCACGCTGGTGCTGGCCGGGGCGGTCGCCGCCGGGCACCGCCGCCGGGTCTACGACGCGGTGGTGCTGAAAGTGCTGGGCGCCACGCGGGCCGACGTGCTGAAGGCGTTCCTGCTCGAGTACGGGCTGCTCGGCATCCTGACCGCGGCCATCGCCGGGGTCATCGGCACCATCACCGCCTGGGCGGTGATGACCTTCCTGATGCGCTGGGAATGGACCTTCCTGCCGTCGGCCGTGCTGACCACGGCACTGCTCAGCACGGCGATCACGCTGGCCTTCGGCTTCCTCGGGACGTGGCGGGCGCTCGGCCAGCCCTCCGCCCCGCTGCTGCGCAACGACTGA
- a CDS encoding arylesterase has product MTAPALAQSGAGKGPYTLLALGDSLTAGYGLPEPQAFTVQLQAALRAKGYDVTVVNAGVSGDTTAGGLSRLDWALADKPDAVLVELGANDMLRGLDPGAARANLDAILKRLTGEKLPVLLAGMYASPSLGRAYVERFNAIYPELAKAYDVQLYPFFLDGVAADAVLNQPDGIHPNAAGVKVIVERITPHVARLLDGIAKSGD; this is encoded by the coding sequence ATGACCGCCCCCGCGCTCGCCCAGAGCGGGGCGGGGAAGGGGCCTTACACCCTGCTGGCGCTCGGCGACAGCCTGACCGCCGGCTACGGCCTTCCCGAACCGCAGGCCTTCACGGTGCAGTTGCAGGCGGCATTGCGGGCGAAGGGCTACGACGTGACCGTCGTCAACGCCGGCGTGTCGGGCGACACCACGGCGGGCGGGCTGTCGCGGCTCGACTGGGCGCTGGCCGACAAGCCGGACGCCGTGCTGGTGGAGCTGGGGGCGAACGACATGCTGCGCGGGCTCGACCCCGGCGCGGCGCGCGCCAACCTCGACGCCATCCTGAAGCGGCTGACCGGCGAAAAGCTGCCCGTGCTGCTGGCCGGCATGTACGCGTCGCCTAGCCTGGGCCGCGCGTATGTGGAGCGCTTCAACGCCATCTACCCGGAGCTGGCGAAGGCGTACGACGTACAGCTCTACCCGTTCTTCCTGGACGGCGTGGCGGCTGACGCCGTGCTGAACCAGCCCGACGGCATCCATCCCAACGCGGCCGGCGTGAAGGTGATCGTGGAGCGCATCACGCCCCACGTCGCCCGCCTTCTGGACGGCATCGCCAAAAGCGGAGACTGA
- a CDS encoding NADP(H)-dependent aldo-keto reductase yields the protein MQYRPLGRTGLSVSAIGLGTMTWGRQNSEAEGHAQMDYALGEGVNFWDTAEMYAIPPTADTYGRTEEVIGTWFKANGKRDQVILASKVVGATDGGFAWVRNGEAKLDRANIFAAVEASLRRLQTDYIDLYQLHWPDRSTNRFGARNYVHRPEKDGTPIEETLSALDDLVTSGKVRHIGVSNESPWGVMQFLKLAEDKGLPRIASIQNAYSLLNRTFEQGLAEVSLREDVGLLAYSPLAAGTLTGKYLDGAVPAGTRRALDHRKSRYATVNADAATREYLDAARRHGLSPTQMAIAFTLHQPFVASSLIGATTLEDLKSNIAAVDVTLSDEVMKDIEAVNARYPDPCP from the coding sequence ATGCAATACCGTCCGCTCGGCCGCACCGGCCTGTCGGTCAGCGCCATCGGCCTGGGCACCATGACCTGGGGCCGCCAGAACAGCGAGGCCGAAGGCCACGCCCAGATGGATTACGCGCTCGGCGAGGGCGTGAACTTCTGGGACACGGCGGAGATGTACGCCATCCCCCCGACCGCCGACACGTACGGACGTACGGAAGAGGTGATCGGCACCTGGTTCAAGGCGAACGGCAAGCGCGACCAAGTGATCCTGGCGAGCAAGGTCGTCGGCGCCACCGACGGCGGCTTCGCCTGGGTGCGCAACGGCGAGGCGAAGCTCGACCGCGCCAACATCTTCGCGGCGGTCGAGGCCAGCCTGCGCCGGCTCCAGACCGACTACATCGACCTGTACCAGCTCCATTGGCCCGACCGCTCGACCAACCGTTTCGGCGCGCGCAACTACGTCCATCGGCCGGAGAAGGATGGGACGCCCATCGAAGAGACTTTGTCGGCGCTCGACGATCTGGTGACATCCGGCAAGGTCCGCCACATCGGCGTGTCGAACGAGTCGCCTTGGGGGGTTATGCAGTTCCTCAAGCTGGCGGAGGACAAGGGCCTGCCGCGCATCGCCTCGATCCAGAACGCCTACAGCCTGCTGAACCGGACCTTCGAGCAGGGTCTGGCCGAGGTGTCTCTGCGCGAGGATGTCGGGCTTCTCGCCTATTCGCCGCTGGCCGCCGGCACGCTGACCGGCAAGTATCTGGACGGCGCCGTCCCCGCCGGCACCCGCCGCGCGCTGGATCACCGCAAGTCGCGCTACGCCACCGTCAACGCCGACGCGGCGACCCGCGAGTATCTGGACGCCGCCCGGCGCCACGGCCTGTCGCCGACGCAGATGGCCATCGCCTTCACCCTGCATCAGCCCTTCGTGGCGTCCTCGCTGATCGGCGCGACGACCCTGGAGGACCTGAAGTCCAACATCGCGGCGGTGGACGTCACGCTGTCGGACGAGGTGATGAAGGACATCGAGGCGGTCAACGCCCGCTATCCCGACCCCTGCCCGTAA
- a CDS encoding ABC transporter ATP-binding protein, with the protein MSRPDSVESTIVDLDEVHLRLDSAAGPVNILRGLNLRIQPGERVGVVGPSGSGKSTMMMVMAGLERPTGGTVRVAGQDLGRLDEDGLARFRRDHVGIVFQAFHLVPTMTALENVAIPLEFAGAADAFDRARSGLEAVGLAHRLSHYPGQLSGGEQQRVALARAFVAEPSLLLADEPTGNLDIGTGATIVELLFDLAERRGTTLVLITHDPSLADRCDRTVRLMDGRIVDDGLAARAERERVAGD; encoded by the coding sequence ATGTCCCGACCCGATTCCGTTGAGTCCACCATCGTCGATCTCGACGAGGTGCATCTGAGATTGGACAGCGCGGCCGGACCCGTCAACATCCTGAGAGGCTTGAATCTCCGCATCCAGCCCGGTGAACGGGTCGGCGTGGTCGGCCCGTCGGGCTCCGGCAAATCGACCATGATGATGGTCATGGCCGGGCTGGAACGCCCCACGGGCGGGACCGTGCGTGTCGCCGGACAGGATCTGGGCCGGCTGGACGAGGACGGGCTTGCGCGCTTCCGCCGCGACCATGTGGGGATCGTCTTCCAGGCTTTCCACCTCGTGCCGACGATGACCGCGCTGGAGAACGTCGCCATTCCCCTCGAATTCGCCGGGGCCGCCGACGCCTTCGACCGCGCGCGCTCCGGGCTGGAGGCGGTCGGTCTGGCCCACCGGCTGAGCCATTATCCGGGCCAGCTCTCCGGCGGCGAGCAGCAGCGCGTCGCCCTGGCCCGCGCCTTCGTCGCCGAGCCGTCACTGCTGCTGGCCGACGAGCCGACCGGCAACCTCGACATCGGCACCGGCGCCACCATCGTGGAGCTGCTGTTCGACCTCGCCGAGCGGCGGGGCACGACGCTGGTGCTGATCACCCATGACCCGTCCCTGGCCGACCGCTGCGACCGGACCGTGCGCCTGATGGACGGGCGCATCGTCGACGACGGCCTCGCCGCCCGCGCCGAGCGCGAGCGCGTGGCGGGGGACTGA